In Nicotiana tabacum cultivar K326 chromosome 19, ASM71507v2, whole genome shotgun sequence, one DNA window encodes the following:
- the LOC107827434 gene encoding uncharacterized protein LOC107827434 codes for MTQIISDLLHNICEPYVDDLTKKLNSALFLSHQTYPPRDLWNFYGLAPFFGYEGTKSPLTTNQQTSSGWVLLGRSEQQGTPKRRFSSCVVVSRLRGHSATCPRIWGVCSHKLLCKSDPAGERSQFVKENKTASEHTFFSTNHGSLRITVGWWLSKETSIRSAPRLGGIYLIPITRRGSL; via the exons ATGACACAAATTATCAGTGACCTCCTACATAACATATGCGAGCCTTACGTGGACGATTTG ACAAAAAAACTCAATTCCGCACTGTTTCTGAGTCATCAGACTTATCCACCAAGGGATTTGTGGAATTTCTATGGATTGG CACCCTTTTTTGGGTATGAAGGTACTAAGAGTCCTCTCACTACCAACCAGCAGACATCATCTGGCTGGGTCTTGCTG GGGAGATCGGAGCAACAGGGAACGCCTAAAAGACGTTTTTCTTCCTGTGTTGTAGTAAGTAGATTGAGAGGTCATTCCGCCACTTGTCCTCGAATATGGGGAGTATGTTCTCATAAACTCTTGTGTAAATCTGACCCAGCTGGCGAGCGATCCCAGTTTGTGAAAGAGAACAAGACAGCAAGCGAGCATACTTTCTTCTCCACCAATCACGGAAGTTTAAGGATAACTGTAGGTTGGTGGCTATCTAAGGAAACTTCGATTCGATCCGCCCCCCGGCTGGGAGGCATCTACCTCATCCCGATCACAAGGAGAGGTTCACTATGA